A portion of the Bifidobacterium sp. ESL0800 genome contains these proteins:
- a CDS encoding pyridoxal phosphate-dependent aminotransferase, which translates to MAEWQTLSDRVNSVAPSATLAVDSKAKAMKAAGVNVISYGAGEPNFPTPDYVVEAAAAACRDPKNHRYTPTPGLPQLRKAIAEKTLRDSGYEVSPNQVVVTNGGKQAVYEALQIIVNPGDEVIVPAPYWTTYPEAVRLAGGKPVIVFSGAENGFEPTVEALEAARTPRTKAIFINTPSNPTGAVFSEETLRAVGQWALEHHVWILSDEIYEHLTYDGEKTAYIGAVVPEVRDQLIVLNGVAKTYAMTGWRVGWLIGSVPVAKAAAKLQGHMTSNVADVCQQAAYTAVSGSLDAVAMMRKAFDKRRKAIVAGLNAVNGVTCRTPKGAFYAFADVTALLNRPIGNAGKTAKTSSDLAALLLDEGHVAAVPGEAFGAPGFLRFSYALADDDLAEGMRRFKQWVG; encoded by the coding sequence ATGGCAGAGTGGCAGACGTTAAGTGATCGTGTGAATTCTGTGGCGCCGAGCGCCACCCTGGCCGTGGATTCCAAGGCGAAGGCGATGAAGGCCGCAGGCGTCAATGTCATCAGTTACGGCGCCGGCGAACCCAATTTCCCGACTCCCGATTACGTCGTCGAGGCGGCCGCCGCGGCGTGTCGCGATCCGAAGAACCATCGTTACACCCCGACCCCTGGTCTGCCGCAGTTGCGTAAGGCCATCGCCGAGAAGACGTTGCGCGACTCCGGTTACGAGGTCTCGCCCAATCAGGTAGTGGTGACCAACGGCGGTAAGCAGGCCGTGTATGAGGCGCTCCAGATCATTGTCAATCCCGGTGACGAAGTCATTGTTCCCGCCCCCTACTGGACCACCTATCCCGAGGCCGTGAGACTTGCCGGCGGCAAGCCCGTCATCGTTTTCAGCGGTGCGGAGAACGGCTTCGAGCCGACCGTCGAAGCGCTTGAGGCCGCGCGCACGCCACGCACCAAAGCCATCTTCATCAACACTCCCTCGAATCCGACCGGAGCGGTTTTCAGCGAAGAAACGTTGCGTGCCGTGGGGCAGTGGGCCTTGGAACATCACGTATGGATCCTGAGCGACGAAATCTACGAACATCTTACGTATGACGGCGAGAAGACCGCGTACATCGGCGCCGTCGTGCCGGAAGTGCGCGACCAGCTCATCGTCCTGAACGGCGTGGCCAAGACCTACGCCATGACCGGTTGGCGCGTCGGCTGGCTTATCGGCTCCGTGCCGGTGGCCAAGGCCGCCGCCAAACTGCAGGGCCATATGACCTCCAACGTTGCCGACGTGTGCCAGCAGGCCGCGTACACGGCGGTTTCCGGCTCGCTCGACGCGGTGGCGATGATGCGCAAGGCGTTCGACAAGCGCCGCAAGGCCATCGTCGCCGGCCTCAACGCGGTAAATGGCGTCACCTGCCGCACCCCCAAGGGCGCGTTCTACGCTTTCGCTGATGTCACCGCCTTGCTGAACCGTCCGATCGGCAACGCCGGAAAGACTGCCAAAACCTCCTCCGATCTGGCCGCGCTGTTGCTCGACGAAGGTCATGTCGCCGCAGTGCCTGGAGAAGCGTTCGGCGCACCCGGTTTCCTGCGTTTCTCGTATGCGCTCGCCGACGATGATCTGGCCGAGGGCATGCGCCGTTTCAAGCAATGGGTTGGCTGA
- the secE gene encoding preprotein translocase subunit SecE, translating to MAKAHESEESVKPNIFMRIGLFIKQVIDELRKVVTPSAKELAGWSVAVFVFVVLLMALVTGMDFGLGKLTLWIFG from the coding sequence ATGGCGAAGGCACACGAGTCTGAAGAGAGCGTCAAGCCGAACATTTTCATGCGTATCGGCTTGTTCATCAAGCAGGTTATCGACGAGCTGCGCAAGGTCGTCACGCCGAGCGCCAAAGAGCTGGCCGGTTGGTCGGTTGCCGTGTTTGTCTTTGTGGTGCTGCTGATGGCCCTCGTTACGGGTATGGATTTCGGTCTCGGCAAGTTGACTCTTTGGATTTTCGGCTGA
- the nusG gene encoding transcription termination/antitermination protein NusG — protein MDNEVNLEDLDALPDLPNGDQTAAEAQNVDNAAVDAVAGIENADATEPASDDSADAASAEGAQGAESESENAAEVAGDAAADTAANTEGEDADDAGAKAVKEFSKSLRGLDGKWYVLHTYSGYEKRVKANVESRIQSFGLEDQIFQIEVPMEEVEKHTDKGKKVVTRVRVPGYVLIRMWPDENARRIVRETEGVTGFVGPTKEPAPLSRKDVVKMMAPMIASEALKEAGDKPAAAKKRTVEVSYKVGDQVTVIDGPFATMAGAVSDVEPTTQKLTVLVSIFGRDTPVELGFSQVEKIV, from the coding sequence ATGGATAATGAAGTGAATCTCGAGGACTTGGATGCATTGCCCGATCTGCCGAACGGTGATCAGACTGCTGCAGAGGCGCAGAACGTTGATAATGCTGCAGTTGATGCCGTAGCGGGTATCGAAAATGCTGATGCAACTGAGCCGGCTTCCGACGATTCCGCGGATGCTGCTTCTGCTGAGGGCGCTCAAGGCGCTGAAAGCGAGTCTGAAAACGCTGCCGAAGTCGCCGGAGACGCTGCTGCCGATACTGCTGCGAACACCGAAGGCGAGGATGCTGACGACGCCGGAGCCAAGGCCGTCAAGGAATTCTCCAAGAGCTTGCGCGGTTTGGACGGCAAGTGGTATGTGCTTCACACCTATTCCGGCTATGAGAAGCGCGTGAAGGCCAACGTCGAGTCCCGTATCCAGAGCTTCGGCCTTGAAGATCAGATCTTCCAGATCGAAGTGCCGATGGAAGAGGTCGAGAAGCATACCGACAAAGGCAAGAAGGTCGTCACCCGTGTGCGTGTGCCCGGCTATGTGCTCATTCGTATGTGGCCTGACGAGAACGCCCGCCGCATCGTCCGCGAGACGGAAGGCGTCACCGGTTTTGTGGGGCCCACCAAGGAACCTGCACCGCTGAGCCGCAAGGACGTCGTCAAGATGATGGCTCCGATGATCGCCTCCGAGGCGCTCAAGGAGGCGGGCGACAAGCCTGCCGCCGCCAAGAAGCGTACGGTCGAGGTCTCCTACAAGGTCGGCGATCAGGTCACCGTCATTGACGGCCCGTTCGCCACGATGGCCGGCGCGGTTTCGGACGTCGAGCCCACCACGCAGAAGCTCACCGTGCTGGTTTCCATATTCGGCCGTGACACACCGGTCGAGCTCGGTTTCAGCCAGGTCGAGAAGATCGTCTGA
- the rplK gene encoding 50S ribosomal protein L11, with protein MAGKKVTALIKLQIEAGKANPAPPLGPALGSHGVNIMDFCKSYNEATKDKMGQVVPVEITVYEDRSFDYVLKTPPAAALLLKAAGLKKGTDNPLTHKVGTVTSAQVREIAETKMADLSARDVEAGMKIIAGTARSMGITVEG; from the coding sequence ATGGCTGGAAAAAAGGTCACTGCGCTGATCAAGCTGCAGATTGAGGCCGGCAAGGCTAATCCTGCGCCGCCGCTCGGTCCTGCTCTCGGTTCGCATGGCGTCAACATCATGGACTTCTGCAAGTCCTACAACGAAGCGACGAAAGACAAGATGGGACAGGTTGTTCCTGTCGAAATCACCGTCTACGAGGATCGCTCGTTCGATTACGTTCTGAAGACCCCGCCGGCCGCAGCGCTTCTGCTCAAGGCAGCTGGTTTGAAGAAGGGCACCGACAACCCGCTGACCCACAAGGTCGGAACTGTCACCTCGGCTCAGGTCCGTGAGATCGCCGAGACCAAGATGGCCGATCTGTCCGCTCGCGACGTCGAGGCCGGCATGAAGATCATCGCGGGCACCGCCCGTTCGATGGGCATCACGGTCGAAGGCTGA
- the rplA gene encoding 50S ribosomal protein L1, whose translation MANKHSKKYRESAEKVDGSNLYTASEAIALLKSMPERGFDETIEATYRLGVDPRKADQLVRGVVNLPNGTGKTATVLVFARGPKATEAAEAGADMVGDDDMVAKVQGGFLDFDAVVATPDMMGKVGRLGRVLGPRGLMPNPKTGTVTMDVAKAVKDIKGGKIEFRVDKNGNLSFIIGKKSFEQKALEENFQAVAAEIKRLRPSTVKGRYISKATLTSTMGPGVPLDLAPLV comes from the coding sequence ATGGCTAACAAGCATTCCAAGAAATATCGTGAATCGGCCGAGAAGGTCGACGGCAGCAATCTGTATACCGCTTCCGAAGCTATCGCTCTGCTGAAGAGCATGCCCGAGCGCGGTTTCGATGAGACCATCGAAGCCACCTATCGCCTGGGTGTCGACCCGCGCAAGGCGGACCAGCTGGTCCGTGGCGTGGTCAACCTCCCGAACGGCACCGGCAAGACCGCAACGGTCCTCGTGTTCGCCCGTGGCCCGAAGGCCACTGAGGCTGCCGAAGCCGGAGCCGACATGGTCGGTGACGACGACATGGTCGCCAAGGTGCAGGGCGGCTTCCTCGACTTCGATGCCGTGGTCGCCACTCCCGACATGATGGGCAAGGTCGGCCGTTTGGGCCGCGTGCTCGGCCCCCGTGGCCTCATGCCGAACCCGAAGACCGGCACCGTGACCATGGACGTGGCCAAGGCTGTCAAGGACATCAAGGGCGGCAAGATCGAGTTCCGCGTCGACAAGAACGGCAACCTGTCGTTCATCATCGGCAAGAAGTCGTTCGAGCAGAAGGCGCTGGAAGAGAACTTCCAGGCTGTGGCCGCAGAGATCAAGCGTCTGCGTCCTTCCACCGTGAAGGGCCGCTACATCTCCAAGGCGACGCTCACCTCGACGATGGGCCCCGGCGTTCCGCTGGACCTTGCCCCGCTCGTCTGA
- a CDS encoding HNH endonuclease family protein — protein sequence MILLLAACIIGVGFGLALPKVSKPLAQMTGQYVATGPVAQVLATLPVDDHPSTRGYDRDSFGYNTTDDDGDGCTIRDDILKRDMTSVRYKEPSACQVKTGALQEPYTGKSIRFVRGKRTSAAVQIDHVVALENAWQSGASQWDAETKQEYGNDAYNLLAVDGPANQQKGSASAAYWLPANRGFRCAYVARQVGVKQKYNLSVTTSEKQAISKVLKTCPAQQIPKR from the coding sequence CTGATTTTGTTGCTTGCGGCTTGCATTATCGGTGTCGGTTTCGGGCTGGCGCTGCCGAAAGTGAGCAAGCCACTTGCGCAGATGACCGGCCAGTATGTGGCGACCGGACCGGTGGCGCAGGTGCTGGCGACGTTGCCGGTGGACGACCATCCGAGCACTCGTGGTTACGACCGCGATTCGTTCGGCTACAACACCACCGACGACGACGGTGACGGTTGCACCATCCGTGACGACATCCTCAAGCGAGACATGACAAGCGTCAGATACAAGGAACCGAGCGCTTGTCAGGTCAAAACCGGCGCTTTGCAGGAACCGTACACCGGCAAATCCATCCGTTTCGTGCGTGGCAAACGGACGAGCGCGGCGGTGCAGATTGACCATGTCGTGGCGCTGGAAAACGCCTGGCAGTCCGGGGCGAGCCAGTGGGATGCGGAGACGAAACAGGAATACGGCAACGATGCCTACAATCTGCTGGCCGTCGACGGTCCGGCCAATCAGCAGAAGGGTTCCGCCTCCGCCGCCTACTGGCTTCCCGCGAACCGCGGATTCCGCTGTGCCTACGTCGCCCGTCAGGTCGGGGTCAAGCAGAAATACAACCTCTCGGTGACGACCTCCGAAAAACAAGCCATCTCAAAAGTCCTGAAAACGTGCCCGGCCCAGCAGATTCCGAAGCGGTAA
- a CDS encoding MDR family MFS transporter, producing the protein MSDPTQTSAKSPSKPSLSKALTKEESYIDGHLSHAAFISIAILTFITFVGNFTQLQLSAALPTIVSEFHINVTTGQWLTSVIQLVQGVMVPLTAYLTRRFSTRQIVITSMVVFTLGSVLAWFGPTFIVVLAGRTLEAIGSGVMWPVLQIIVFSVYPMSKRGVAMGTVGVAMSVAPAIGPTFGGWQTDASGWRSIFVSLTIVGAIALVLAIFGLHNFGENDDDAKADFFSVCLSIIGFGGLLFGFTNIETYAFTNPLVWLPMAVGLVGIVWFVTRQLKGAKRYKKEMNAAIDDLESSEMQAFKESATQQADDSASSQPGSASAYPASIEAVHAMVKHVADNPDHADKLKKHFASSKSRSIIDGIKKIQPPLLDLTVLRNHSFMMGTITAAMSFFAFSSITVIIPLFIQNDRGYSATISGLVMLPGAIGQCIAQFFGGRALDKYGARPVALAGTTILMIGTIMMSFISTGIPIWWVSICQFIRQIGMGFVLMPVTTWSLNCLEVRSMSAGSAVTNTVRQISGAIGAPVLVILMEEFTKIRQSSMGSGHEAAILSNIFGIRMSLIISSVIALGMVLIVFFGVKGQGAGSARDLANRTLRHVHVPHVPHIHQHK; encoded by the coding sequence GTGTCTGATCCAACGCAAACGTCGGCAAAATCTCCTTCGAAACCATCCTTGTCGAAAGCCCTCACCAAAGAGGAATCCTACATCGACGGGCACTTGAGCCATGCGGCCTTCATCTCCATCGCCATCCTCACCTTCATCACCTTCGTCGGCAACTTCACCCAGCTGCAACTGAGCGCGGCATTGCCGACCATCGTCTCCGAGTTCCACATCAATGTGACCACCGGCCAGTGGCTGACCTCCGTCATCCAGCTGGTGCAGGGCGTCATGGTGCCGCTGACCGCCTACCTCACCCGCCGTTTCTCCACCCGCCAGATTGTCATCACCTCGATGGTCGTCTTCACGCTCGGCTCTGTGCTGGCCTGGTTCGGCCCGACCTTCATCGTCGTGCTCGCCGGCCGCACGCTCGAAGCCATCGGCTCCGGCGTGATGTGGCCGGTGCTGCAGATCATCGTCTTCTCGGTCTACCCGATGTCCAAACGCGGCGTGGCGATGGGCACCGTGGGCGTGGCCATGAGCGTCGCCCCGGCCATCGGCCCGACCTTCGGCGGCTGGCAGACCGACGCCAGCGGCTGGCGCTCCATCTTCGTCTCGCTGACCATCGTCGGCGCCATCGCCCTGGTGCTCGCCATTTTCGGCCTGCATAACTTCGGCGAGAACGATGACGACGCCAAGGCCGACTTCTTCTCGGTGTGCCTGTCGATCATCGGTTTCGGCGGCCTGCTCTTCGGCTTCACCAACATCGAGACCTATGCGTTCACCAACCCTCTGGTCTGGCTGCCGATGGCCGTCGGCCTGGTCGGCATCGTCTGGTTCGTCACCCGTCAGCTCAAAGGCGCCAAGCGTTACAAGAAGGAAATGAACGCGGCCATCGACGATCTCGAAAGCAGCGAGATGCAGGCGTTCAAGGAGAGCGCAACGCAGCAAGCCGACGATTCCGCTTCATCTCAACCCGGCAGCGCTTCGGCCTACCCGGCAAGTATCGAGGCCGTGCACGCCATGGTCAAGCATGTCGCCGACAATCCGGACCACGCGGACAAGCTCAAGAAGCATTTCGCCAGTTCCAAGAGCCGATCGATCATCGATGGCATCAAGAAGATCCAGCCGCCACTGCTCGACCTCACCGTGCTCAGGAACCACAGCTTCATGATGGGCACTATTACCGCCGCCATGAGCTTCTTCGCCTTCAGTTCCATCACCGTCATCATTCCGCTGTTCATCCAGAACGACCGCGGCTACTCGGCCACGATCTCCGGACTGGTGATGCTGCCGGGCGCCATCGGCCAGTGCATCGCGCAGTTCTTCGGCGGCCGTGCGCTCGACAAGTACGGCGCGCGCCCCGTGGCTCTGGCCGGCACGACCATCCTCATGATCGGCACCATCATGATGAGTTTCATCAGCACTGGCATCCCGATCTGGTGGGTCTCCATCTGCCAGTTCATCCGACAGATCGGCATGGGCTTCGTGCTGATGCCGGTGACCACCTGGTCGCTCAACTGTCTGGAAGTGCGCTCGATGTCCGCCGGATCGGCCGTCACCAACACGGTGCGACAGATATCCGGAGCCATCGGCGCACCGGTGCTGGTCATCCTCATGGAGGAGTTCACCAAGATCCGGCAGAGCTCGATGGGTTCGGGCCACGAAGCCGCGATCCTCTCGAACATCTTCGGCATCAGGATGTCGCTGATCATCAGCTCGGTCATCGCGCTGGGCATGGTGCTGATCGTGTTCTTCGGCGTCAAAGGCCAGGGTGCCGGTTCGGCCCGAGACCTCGCCAACCGCACGCTGCGCCACGTCCATGTGCCCCACGTCCCCCACATTCATCAGCACAAGTAA
- a CDS encoding sugar transferase codes for MAQRVESGHIQQTPDATHLDDKTLKIEGNPELPFTNKRKKRTASSDPHRVDTPVSNSFFDGSYFLSDSEGKFHSKATDSNHQLLNYSIPKWSFVFNTTLIVLDIVMTLLATALVLFLDTPAYANLRNYGYSPKRLNLFLVLICVAWIVSLASQHIYHRHAMGEGYELYSEILNATLVDFVIICMFSYIFKLDIPRSLTVLIPLCSCVLELLERWIMRRSLHRHRRKDTYMYDTVIVGSPEGIHNVIAQLKENPGMGYRPVAVCPVVSVSDSSENQNSPDAQQLVSVPFSATCPEEQKLRILPMDSHLPQKARELGSQAILIADVMSRYSETMRTFSLAVESMGIELAFMANVADIASSQLHLRSNPSMPMLTARLPQYSTLTRILKRAFDLVGSAFAIIISSPLMAFVAIRVKSEDGGPAMYSQQRIGLYGKPFTLYKFRSMRVNADKYDEKVAEETGNVHGILFKAEDDPRITKFGHFIRKTSLDEFPQFFNVFKGDMSLVGPRPQQQYEVDQYGSLYSARLLVKPGITGPWQISGRNELSQEESEQLDISYVENWSFTGDIAILLKTVMAVFRGTGV; via the coding sequence GTGGCACAGAGAGTTGAGTCGGGTCATATTCAGCAGACCCCTGACGCGACGCACCTTGACGACAAAACCTTGAAAATCGAAGGAAATCCAGAACTCCCATTCACCAATAAACGCAAGAAACGCACCGCTTCATCAGACCCGCATCGCGTCGATACACCCGTGAGCAACAGCTTTTTCGACGGCTCGTATTTTCTTTCGGACAGCGAAGGCAAGTTCCATTCCAAAGCCACTGATTCCAATCATCAGCTGCTCAACTATTCCATTCCGAAATGGAGTTTCGTCTTCAACACAACCCTTATCGTGCTCGATATCGTCATGACGCTTTTGGCTACGGCTCTAGTGTTGTTTCTCGATACTCCTGCCTACGCGAATTTAAGGAATTACGGCTATAGCCCGAAACGGCTCAACCTATTTCTTGTACTCATCTGTGTCGCGTGGATCGTGAGCCTCGCATCGCAGCACATCTATCACCGTCACGCCATGGGCGAGGGCTACGAGCTGTATAGCGAGATCCTCAACGCGACGTTGGTCGATTTCGTCATCATCTGCATGTTCAGCTATATCTTCAAGCTCGACATTCCGCGTTCTCTGACCGTTCTCATACCGCTTTGCTCCTGCGTGCTGGAGCTGCTGGAACGTTGGATCATGCGTCGTTCTTTGCATCGGCATCGCCGCAAAGACACCTACATGTATGACACTGTGATTGTCGGTTCACCCGAGGGAATCCACAACGTCATCGCGCAACTCAAGGAAAATCCGGGTATGGGCTACAGGCCCGTCGCGGTCTGTCCCGTGGTCTCCGTCTCCGATAGTTCTGAAAATCAGAACTCCCCGGACGCACAGCAACTCGTTTCGGTGCCGTTCAGCGCCACCTGCCCGGAAGAACAGAAACTGCGGATATTGCCGATGGACTCTCACTTGCCTCAAAAGGCGAGGGAACTCGGCTCGCAGGCGATTCTCATCGCCGACGTCATGTCCCGGTATTCCGAGACCATGCGTACCTTCTCGTTGGCGGTGGAGTCCATGGGAATCGAGCTCGCGTTCATGGCCAACGTCGCCGATATCGCATCCTCACAGCTCCATCTGCGCAGCAACCCGTCGATGCCGATGCTCACGGCCCGGCTGCCGCAGTATTCCACATTGACCAGAATACTTAAACGCGCCTTCGACCTCGTCGGTTCCGCCTTCGCCATCATCATCTCTTCGCCGCTGATGGCATTCGTCGCCATCCGCGTCAAGAGCGAAGACGGCGGACCGGCGATGTATTCCCAACAGCGTATCGGGCTTTACGGCAAGCCGTTCACGCTCTACAAATTCCGTTCGATGCGCGTGAATGCTGACAAATACGACGAGAAGGTGGCCGAGGAGACCGGCAACGTACACGGCATTTTGTTCAAGGCCGAGGACGATCCGCGCATCACCAAGTTCGGTCACTTCATTCGTAAGACATCGCTGGACGAATTCCCGCAGTTCTTCAACGTGTTCAAGGGCGACATGAGCCTCGTCGGGCCCCGGCCGCAGCAGCAGTACGAGGTGGATCAATACGGCTCGCTCTATTCCGCACGTCTCTTGGTCAAGCCCGGCATCACCGGGCCGTGGCAGATTTCCGGACGCAACGAACTGAGCCAGGAAGAGAGCGAACAGCTCGACATCTCGTACGTCGAGAACTGGTCGTTCACCGGCGACATCGCCATTCTGCTCAAAACCGTCATGGCCGTTTTCCGCGGCACCGGCGTGTAA
- a CDS encoding DUF4012 domain-containing protein: MRQPQGRHLAAVRPMRRHRAWPWVLLVIFVLLVAMAGVGAYAAKTMYGQAKEVKTHEQNAVTMLSGFSSTNDLDSLDQISQKLPQVQSETQQAKEIAHGRLWNLAAKAPFIGNDIKTVQGMTSSVDGITHDSVPQFLNVVNQLKSANLSQGNGQINLQPILQSQQQIKIANDSMQAQVNAFHQLPAQKAKLGVVRNAYDSSDKKLDALAEKIDEISKAFQIVPDFLGVNQPHHYAVMSMTTSEVRSGGGLVGSIGDLTTDNGKITVGDFLPNLTYERYGAVGPTASERAIFSDWGPENMSLDIRDSAVVPDTARTAQMMQVVWNQTPWGTNAPIDGVITIDPVFLQQLIAINGSVKLSNGQVLDGQNTAEFLLNTIYKVYSPGQQDVLFGEVATQSMNNMFSNMNFDKISKIAGVMGSMARWRHFTMYSFDSQLEQKYMANGYTGQTPNSEENPEVGVYVNEQNVSKMSWYIKRTSKITKTSTNPTGARTYHVDYSMTNTLSQTEVSSLPDYIKGMYPMSVPLGYGSEKTLIYAPAGGSVTNLVIHGQASAPKQMTLNDKPLRASVATLPPGATVTFSFDVTTSAKTVSDLELDQSPMGWEDPGVTKINY, translated from the coding sequence ATGCGTCAACCACAAGGTAGGCATTTGGCGGCCGTCAGGCCTATGCGCCGGCATCGTGCCTGGCCGTGGGTCCTGCTGGTGATATTCGTGCTGCTTGTTGCCATGGCCGGGGTCGGAGCATATGCCGCCAAGACCATGTATGGGCAGGCCAAAGAGGTCAAGACGCACGAGCAGAACGCCGTAACCATGCTCAGCGGCTTCTCGAGCACCAACGATTTGGACTCGCTGGATCAGATTTCGCAGAAACTGCCGCAGGTGCAGAGCGAAACGCAACAGGCCAAGGAAATTGCACATGGCAGGCTTTGGAATCTGGCCGCCAAGGCTCCGTTCATCGGCAACGACATCAAGACGGTGCAGGGTATGACGTCGAGCGTTGACGGGATTACGCATGATTCTGTCCCGCAATTTCTTAACGTGGTGAACCAGCTGAAATCCGCGAACCTCAGCCAGGGTAACGGACAGATTAATCTTCAGCCGATTTTGCAGTCACAGCAACAGATAAAAATTGCCAACGATTCCATGCAGGCCCAAGTAAATGCATTTCACCAGTTGCCTGCGCAGAAAGCAAAGTTAGGTGTGGTTCGCAACGCTTATGACTCTTCAGATAAGAAGCTTGATGCTCTGGCCGAGAAGATTGACGAAATTTCGAAAGCTTTCCAAATCGTCCCTGATTTTCTTGGTGTGAATCAGCCGCATCATTACGCGGTGATGTCCATGACCACTTCCGAGGTTCGATCCGGCGGTGGTCTTGTTGGTTCTATAGGAGACCTTACAACCGATAATGGGAAAATAACCGTTGGAGATTTCCTTCCTAACCTCACTTACGAACGGTACGGTGCGGTCGGCCCCACTGCCAGTGAACGAGCGATTTTTTCTGACTGGGGTCCGGAAAATATGTCGCTCGATATTCGCGATTCTGCGGTAGTTCCCGACACTGCACGTACTGCACAGATGATGCAAGTGGTGTGGAATCAAACTCCCTGGGGCACGAATGCTCCTATTGATGGGGTGATTACCATTGACCCGGTTTTCTTGCAGCAATTGATTGCCATAAACGGTAGCGTGAAGTTGTCGAATGGGCAGGTACTCGACGGCCAGAATACAGCGGAGTTTCTACTCAATACTATTTATAAAGTGTATAGTCCGGGGCAGCAGGATGTTCTTTTTGGCGAAGTGGCAACACAATCAATGAACAACATGTTTTCGAATATGAATTTTGATAAAATCTCTAAAATCGCTGGGGTTATGGGCAGCATGGCACGTTGGCGTCATTTTACGATGTATTCTTTCGATTCTCAGCTTGAGCAGAAATATATGGCGAATGGCTATACAGGACAGACACCGAACAGCGAGGAGAATCCTGAGGTAGGTGTTTATGTCAACGAGCAAAATGTTTCTAAGATGAGTTGGTACATCAAGCGTACTTCCAAAATTACCAAGACCAGTACCAATCCTACGGGTGCTCGAACTTATCATGTCGATTATAGTATGACGAATACTTTGAGCCAGACAGAGGTTTCGTCTTTGCCTGACTACATCAAAGGCATGTATCCAATGAGCGTTCCGTTGGGATATGGCAGCGAGAAAACGCTGATTTATGCTCCCGCGGGAGGGAGCGTTACTAATCTTGTCATTCATGGGCAAGCAAGCGCGCCGAAACAGATGACTTTAAACGACAAGCCGTTGCGGGCAAGCGTGGCCACTTTGCCGCCAGGCGCGACGGTGACTTTTTCCTTCGACGTAACCACATCTGCGAAGACCGTTTCCGATTTGGAGCTGGACCAAAGCCCGATGGGTTGGGAAGATCCGGGTGTCACTAAGATAAACTACTGA
- a CDS encoding EpsG family protein: MTVIVSVFLIASFGLWIAQRVKSYSASLSCGILVLIWLMLTCIVGLRSWNVGRDSLMYARQFEALGTRSLGIRDYLAPGYTLVSLALRVIGLDEYQYLFIVMAGLTFGFLLFAVWRLSKMPAVTLFILLSFGNLLESVNQYRQFLALSIVLFSFIFFIENKVIIYYLLIILACCFHPSALICLLIPIVLHWHFSDLTMIVVSISSVILFSVLTPLIHKAMNILPYVQNYVGSQFDSKISLENVAVFTFRLLVFIGVLYCFHKTKSDNKDKKEVGIFFYGIFFQALALVLPVLARLPFYGVQISSVLIPSCMGNKEIDTEKETRFIPLWCDVLIILVFALYLVADCYSKRFMWTDYSFFWQQTDVLSAIRRWTPQ; this comes from the coding sequence ATGACCGTAATTGTATCTGTATTTCTCATTGCCTCGTTCGGGCTATGGATTGCTCAAAGAGTTAAATCGTATTCGGCTTCTCTTTCCTGTGGTATTCTTGTCCTGATTTGGTTGATGCTGACATGCATAGTAGGTTTAAGGTCTTGGAATGTTGGCCGAGATTCGCTTATGTATGCACGCCAATTTGAAGCATTGGGGACTCGATCTCTCGGTATTAGGGATTACCTCGCTCCGGGATATACTCTAGTTAGTCTGGCACTTCGTGTCATTGGACTGGATGAGTATCAGTATCTCTTTATTGTCATGGCCGGTTTGACCTTCGGTTTTCTCCTTTTTGCGGTTTGGCGTTTAAGCAAGATGCCGGCTGTAACATTGTTCATATTATTAAGTTTCGGCAATTTACTGGAGTCGGTGAATCAGTACCGTCAATTTCTGGCACTTTCAATTGTTCTTTTTTCATTTATTTTTTTTATTGAGAATAAAGTTATAATATATTATCTATTAATAATTTTGGCCTGTTGCTTCCACCCGTCAGCTTTAATTTGCTTGCTCATACCGATTGTGTTGCATTGGCATTTTTCTGACTTAACAATGATTGTTGTTTCGATATCATCTGTGATTCTCTTTAGTGTATTAACTCCCTTGATACACAAAGCGATGAATATTCTTCCTTATGTGCAAAATTACGTAGGATCGCAGTTTGATTCCAAAATTTCTCTCGAGAATGTTGCCGTTTTTACCTTCAGGCTTCTCGTCTTTATCGGTGTTCTTTATTGTTTCCATAAAACGAAAAGTGATAATAAAGATAAAAAAGAAGTTGGAATTTTCTTTTATGGTATTTTTTTCCAGGCTTTGGCGTTGGTTCTTCCAGTACTGGCAAGATTGCCTTTCTACGGTGTGCAGATTTCATCTGTTCTGATACCGAGTTGCATGGGTAACAAAGAAATTGACACAGAAAAAGAAACACGTTTTATTCCTTTGTGGTGTGACGTTCTGATTATTCTCGTTTTTGCTCTTTATCTTGTCGCGGATTGCTATTCCAAACGATTCATGTGGACAGATTATTCTTTTTTCTGGCAGCAAACTGATGTACTAAGCGCTATTCGGAGATGGACTCCTCAGTGA